A genomic segment from Gadus morhua chromosome 4, gadMor3.0, whole genome shotgun sequence encodes:
- the LOC115542369 gene encoding uncharacterized protein LOC115542369 produces MARKRAKHGSCLVFGCTNEHKSLYFVPSSEPLKNQWVNFIVSGNAPVCAKHFTDDCFLNLGQYRAGLAQRLRIKSGSVPTLHGSATNLGQASSSNAYIQQLLSRDVACQTDHLETRTVGTQLSLKTSQPHFKSDEDCDAFGDRSTQRGATSEILGVDAPGSSHMSSRSEELLQTPDTISIKVEEDIGGGMPAVDCDAFGDSSTQRNATSESLDVDAPGSSHMSSHCKELKILSIYGKGEGPLAVGDHDTLFTTSEVEALNSLSADHSAAKSLERGERLVCREELSVQVGNHLLIHHTKERLPLLQL; encoded by the exons ATGGCTCGCAAACGAGCGAAGCATGGCAGTTGCTTAGTGTTTGGATgtacaaatgaacacaaaagtCTATATTTTGTTCCTTCCTCCGAGCCTCTGAAGAACCAGTGGGTTAATTTCATTGTCTCTGGAAATGCGCCAGTCTGCGCCAAACATTTCACTGACGACTGCTTCCTCAACTTGGGCCAATACAGAGCTGGACTTGCTCAACGTCTGAGAATCAAGTCTGGATCAGTACCAACTCTCCATGGCTCAGCTACAAACCTCGGACAA GCCAGCTCATCAAATGCTTAcattcagcagcttctctcaagggatgttgcctgccagacAGACCACCTGGAAACACGTACTGTAGGCACACAGCTATCCTTAAAGACTTCGCAGCCCCATTTTAAAAGTGATG aagactgcgatgcctttggagaccgtagcactcagcgcggcgccacctcagagattctgggtgtggacgcccccggctcctcccacatgtccagtcgtAGCGAGGAACTGCTG cagaccccagacaccatttcaatcaaggttgaagaggatattggtggaggcatgcccgccgtag ACTGCGATGCTTTTGGAGACAGTAGCACTCAGCGcaacgccacctcagagagtctggatgtggacgcccctggctcctcccacatgtccagtcactgCAAGGAGCTGAAGATTCTGAGCatctacggaaaaggggagggcccactggcggtgggcgaccatgacaccctcttcaccacttcagaagtggaggccctgaactcgctgtctgcggaccacagcgcggccaagagcctggagcgcggcgagcggctggtctgccgtgaggagctgagtgtgcaggttggaaatcatcttctcattcaccatacaaaagagaggcttcctctgttacaactctaa